Part of the Candidatus Dadabacteria bacterium genome, CGAGCTGTTTCGGCGTCAATGGAGAGGGTCGGCGTTCATCTTCGGAACAATTGATCCGTTCTATTCGCAAGTCTGCTGGAGTTTCTGTTTCGCGATCAAGGAAAGTCTGACGTACCACTAATGTGCCGGTTTCTGGCGTCATAGGAAGCCAGTTCTTAATTTGAGGTTTGCAACTGAGTATCAGTTCAAAGTACCCGTCTTCATCGATTTCTATTTGGTCAGACTCTATATGCCCTGTTGGAGGCAGCCCTCGTCCTTGCCCATAGTTGCCGGATTGAGTGCCAAAGCTTAAGTATGCGATATTATTGCGCCGCCCTGTGATTTTGTATTCATACTCGCCGCTCAGGGCTGCTGTCTGGTAGAAGTTATCAGGATTGTCTGCACCTAGTTTGGTTGTTTCGTTGACTACGCGATGAAGTACAGGGGCTTTCGGGTCGGCATGCTCGATAAATGCCATCAGTCCGGCCCGGGCGATGCGGCTTAAGTACCGATACCCTTCTGCCTGATTGAATGCGTCTCTAGGTGCCTTTGGGAAGTTTAAAGCTGCCCCCGCAGCTTTTAAGGTATCGCAGAACTCATCCCAGGACTTTCCGCTGACTACCCGCTGGGCGGCCAAGTCGGCTTCCGTTTTGCCGCGCAGCTTCCGGATGAAAAGAGATATCCGTCGAAACAGGGCGAGAAGACGGATCGCGAATTTTCGCATGGAGTACCTCCAGGCAGAACTGATCTTATCGCTTGCAGATGTGTTTTTCGGTATTTTCCGGCACAGGTTTTGTCCGAGAATAACAACTCGTTTTATCCTGTAATTACTAAGCAAATGTATAAGACATACGAAAAATGGCAATTGTTTTGTCATAAAGACTGCGGAATAAAAGATCCTCGGGCCGCTGAATATATACGGAATTGAAAGAAAAATGTATGATGAATACGTGAGTTCAGGATGCTTAGAAATTAGTTTTGAAAGGGAGAGTATAGATGTCTCTTGCAGAAATTGACAAGCACATTCAGGGTCTCTATGAAG contains:
- a CDS encoding DUF1214 domain-containing protein; its protein translation is MRKFAIRLLALFRRISLFIRKLRGKTEADLAAQRVVSGKSWDEFCDTLKAAGAALNFPKAPRDAFNQAEGYRYLSRIARAGLMAFIEHADPKAPVLHRVVNETTKLGADNPDNFYQTAALSGEYEYKITGRRNNIAYLSFGTQSGNYGQGRGLPPTGHIESDQIEIDEDGYFELILSCKPQIKNWLPMTPETGTLVVRQTFLDRETETPADLRIERINCSEDERRPSPLTPKQLDEGLKTAGTLVAGAPLLFAKWARDFQKHTNELPMFDPEVSLAAGGDPNIVYYHSHWKVAEDEALLIEVTPPECEHWNFQLNNYWMESLDYRYHTIHTNKHLAHYEDDGSVRLVVAHGDPGHPNWLQTAGHSSGTMCFRWVRAKEHPQPRTRLVKLTDLKQQML